A window of Narcine bancroftii isolate sNarBan1 chromosome 6, sNarBan1.hap1, whole genome shotgun sequence genomic DNA:
TGACTCTTTTCAGCAGAAGCAGGAACCAAATTGCACACAACTGGTAGATGGCCTGAAGAGAGAGATGAATCAAAGGCTGAATGAGACCCGTGTGGGGTTTATGGAGGTTGTTTTGGGACTGAATGTCTCCTTAAACCATCAAAGCTTGGGCCGCAATGAACTCATTTCCAGCCTCAACAATAAGTTTAAAGAACTGAGTCAGCTGCTGTACGGTATGCCTGAAGATGAGGAGCCTTGTGACTGCAATAAATTGCTTGCGGATTATTCCTTGGTTATTGACAACCTGAGAAATGCCAGTGACTTCATGGACAAGATGCACTTCGACCTGCATCACGTCAAGCAGCAAGAGTTGGAACTCAGCAATAACCTCAATGATTCCGTGCAGGACCTCTTCATGGCTTTGCAGCAGATTCGTCGACAAATCCAGGACCTCCAGGACTTGCAGGATggcaaacaaaatattttaaccAAAGACATCTTAAAACTGAAGAAGAATTCCACAGCAGTTATGAAGGAATTGAGCAACTTGAAAGCATTTGACGTCGTCATGGACTCTCGCATCAAGTACCTCAACAGTTCATTCAGTTCCCTTTTGGAGGATGCCTTGAGGCACACTCTGATTCTGGAGAATTTGTTAGAGGAAGATATTTTGGAGATTACGTCCGAGGGTGCAACAAAACTCCAGCTGCTTTCTATGGGCGCTTTGTATCAAATCCTAAATGAGACGGAGAAAGATCTTGCAACTCATAACATTCTTTTGGAAAACATCGACGCGAGGTTACAGCAGCTTGAAGAAGTCCAAAGCAGGGATGACAGAAGACAACCGGCTGTGGCTGAAGAAGAAAACGCCTTGGAAGAAAGCTCTTCAAAAGTAGATGTTGCAGATAATCTCCTGAAACCCGAGTACGAAGCTCTGGAAGAGATGCAGGTTGATTTACAATATAAAAGCAGCCATGTATCTTCCAGAGATAAAGACATTGAGATGCTGAATTTGAAATTAATTGAATTGGAATCCCATTGCAATTCCAAAGACCATTACTATAATTATAGCTTGGAACAGATAAAGGAAGAGTTTACAAAGTCGGTGGAAACTCTGCAGTTAGATGTATCATCTTTGAAGGAGCTCTGGGAAAGTCACATCATCGAGTTCCAGAGATTCATCAGCAAAGTGGACAGGCTTTCTAATGGGACATCTCGCACAGGACGAGGTGGTCTGGGCTTAAAATGGATGAGAAAGCAGCACAgggagcatcaccagagaaccGGCCATCTGGGGATTCATAGAAATGTTTCAACTTTAAGCCAAGAAACCAGCAGTGCAGCTGTGCAGGGTAAGTTCGCTGATAGGTGCATTCTTCTCCCCCTCACCTCTGCAGGCTTTGGAGAAATGACATACCCTGCTCCTGCAGTGCCCTTAAGGTGGGGCCTCGCCTCATTTAAAAGCGCTACAGCAACCagtgtaatttaatttttataattcGTTTGAAATAAtacagcccttccagcccattagCCCATGCCAGCCAATTAACATACCATGGAGGGGGAGGCAACTGGAGAATCTGGTGAAATTTCACACtggttatggggagaacatacaaattcctgacagcggtgggtttgaatctggctttgttggcgctgtaatggtgttgcactcaGCACTAGGTCAACTATATTGTTCTGTCTACATCTTCAGTTGTCAGAATAATGGTCTATATCCAGATCTGGATGAGCCACTATTCCTCACTCAGTTCAACACGAGGAAAATTAACGGCTGACAAGTCAGCCAAACCTTTGACTGATAGCATCCCCTCCTCAGAGTGAACCAGACTATTATTGCAGTAAAAATGCTCTGAGTGAGGGCTTACTTAAGGTggcacgtgagtggaaagaaaaaggttgagaaccactggtcaaaggggtaagccatttaggactgagatgaggagaaacttgtACAACTCTCCACCAGAGAAAGTCATGGAGACCAGTTCTTTATGTATATGTTCAGAAGAGAGTTGGATGAGATAGTATGGCTGAAGGGatcaagggtggggtgggggtcggGAATGGAGGAAAAGAATACTGAAGTCACATGATCGACTATGATAGTATTGAGTGGTGGTGCAAGCtcgaaaggctgaatggccttctcctgcacaTCTTTTCTATAATCGTTTGTAAATGTTGCCCTCTGTCTGACGTGAAGAACATGGGCTGCGTCTTTCACTTCTCGGTATCTTATCTATGGATGTTTTACTGTCAACTCTGAGGGAGTTTTGCATTGGTAATTACTGTCACTTGTGAGAAATGTTGAAATTGGTTCTAGGTTGACATTTAAGATACTACGGCACAATTGAAATTCAGGAAACCTAAACAACTAATGACACGTAGAGGTGGTCATTCCAGCCAGAAAAATGTTTGCTTCAGTTTACCTTACCTTTTTATCTCGGTTTAAAACCTTGAAAGTTGATTCTTGTGTTCTGTGGGGAAACTTTTAAATTATCCTCCCACAGCTGAAGGTCCAGAGTTGATGTAAAATATCTACCATCAATTCACTTAATTCCGTGCCATCAATTTTATTGATTTGAGGGAAATAAATAAATCCTTACTTGTTTAGGCTTTTCACAATTCTCACACATCTCAACTAAATCTCCTACTTGTCTCCACTTTCCCATGAAAGGGAGGTATGGTTAttcgtagcggttagtgcaatgctgttacggtgccagcgacccaggtttgaatctggcactgtctgtaaggatattctccccttgtttgcgtgggtttcctcccaccattcaaaatgtatcagggttgtaggtgaaattgggtggcatgggctcatgggtcggaagggcctgtatgtctaaagacAAGACGTAGGATTAAGTAAATCAGCCTTTGGGCCTGTCCTACCATTCattatcatggctgatcatctctCTTAACATCAAACCTTTTGCAGCTGGAGCTCTTTGGTGTCCACACCTTCTTTCATAGCAAATTTCACCTTTTGAGGGAAGGTATTTCTCCCCAATATCCTGACACTGTGATCTCTGTTTCTCGGTGTACGTCGGGGGAAGCATCCTCCTCCGAATTCAGTCTGTCTCGTGCTGTCAGTCGTTGGGGCAGCACGGGTGacttagcggttagtgcaatgcctttctttctttggcttggcttcgcggacgaagatttatggagggggtaaaaagtccacgtcagctgcaggctcgtttgtggctgacaagtccgatgcgggacaggcagacacgattgcagcggttgcaggggaaaattggtgggttggggttgggtgttgggtttttcctcctttgccttttgtcagtgaggtaggctctgcggtcttcttcaaaggaggttgctgcccgccaaactgtgaggcgccaagatgcacggtttgaggcgatatcagcccactggcggtggtcaatgtggcaggcaccaagagatttctttaggcagtccttgtaccttttctttggtgcacctctgtcacggtggccagtggagagctcgccatataacacgatcttgggaaggcgatggtcctccattctggagacgtgacccatccagcgcagtgccagcaattgggaccagggttcaaatcctgcgctgtctgtatgcTCTCCTcatgtccgcgtgggttttccccaggggctcgttttctccccccattcaaaacatatcaggggagtaggctaattgggtgtaaatttgggctgcacgggcttgtgggctgtaaTGGCTAatgtaattaatttaattaaaagttTGGAAATTTCAAGTAGATCCCTTTTCATTGTGCCAAGTTGTAGTGAATATAAATCCCTCTTCACGCGGCAGTCTTGCTATCACAGGACTAGTGAACCCAATCAAATTGGATTCTCCTCCTAAATAACTTTCCAGCTTTGGCAGTTTTCaagaaccttctctgaactgtcTCCGATGCTGTTCTCCCTCCCACAGTACGATCTGGAGAGCTATAGGCTGTGACCTAACTAATGTTTTTAATgcaaaagaaggcaaatgcaatgctggccttcgtttcaagaggaatagaatacaagagcagggatgtgatgttgagcctTTGTAAGGCACTGGGGAGACTTCACTTGGAGCGTTGTGAGTTTTGGGTTCCAGAAAGGATgtactgacattggagagggttcaaatgggttggggggggggggggggagggtagggaatgttgaaaggcgtggacagagcagatgaggagaggttgtttcccatggtggaggagtctagaacaagagggcacaacttcaggattcaaggacatctgcttagaacagagatgtgtaggaatttcttcagagggtggtaaatctatggaatttgttgccacaggtggttgtggaggccaggtcattgggtgtatttaaggcagagattgatgggttcttgatttgccagggcatcaaaagttgtggggagaaagctgggcagtggggctgagtggggaaatagatcagctcatgattaaatggtgggctgaatggtatatttctgctcctctatcttatgGCCTGTCTACGCTTCTATTCCACAGCCAGGTTGGTAAGACGTGAATCTCCTGTCCTTTCAGCTTCCCATGTGTGTTAAAGAACTATTGTTCTCCTTTATTCAAAAGAATATTGATCTAAACTACCAGTTTAAAATGGCAATGAATTGCTCTTTGCTTTTTATCTGTTTAGAATTCCTGGCTGCGTTTTTCGTGGGACTTTCGAACACTTCCGAAATCAGCAAGATTTTGAAATTTGACCACATTTTTCTTAATCACGGGCACGGCTATTCACAAGAAAAAGGCCATTTCAAAGCGCTCTTCAAAGGCATCTACATGTTTATAGTGACTGTGGAATTTGACCAAGGGGCTGGTCTTGGTTTTCTTCTGGTTGATAGCGAGCGTACAGTCAGACTTCAGAGTAGCTCACAAAAGCAGCAGCAGAGCAGTTTGGTTTGGGGTCATGCCATCGTCGAGCTCACCAAAGGACAGCACGTGTGGGTGGAGGTGCAGCAAGGCTTTGTAATTCAACGGACTCCTCCACAAACAACCTTTGGAGGGtttcttttatttaaaatatcttaGGCTTTTGTTACCTGTCTGACAATAAAAGTTTGAATGGAATGATTGAAAGCTTCCACTTCAGAAACAACGGCAAGGGCTCGCTCACTGTAGACTTTGCCCAGGTCTTCCCATGGTTGCATCCAATCACTTTCCTATTAACGCAGCTATTCACATTTTCATGCACTCACTGGGATGGGATATTATGCAAATTTGAAAAATTATGGTAATGGTAAATTCTATTCATAAGCAGCATTATATACATCTAGTGaagcatggaagtctgcagatgctgtgattggagtaaaaaaacagaaatgctggaggaacacagctggtCTTTTTAGCATCCAAAAAAGCGTATACATCTTGAGTACGGAGAaaaattgagtagactgggactttattcattggagcgtagaaggttgagaggggatttgatagaggtatttaaaattatgaagggaatagatagagtagatgtgaaaaggctctttcccctgagggtagaggGTCGtaagttaagggttaaggggcaaaactttaggagtaatacaagaggatgcttcttcactcagagagtggtggctgagtgggatgaccttctggaagaagtagttgcggcagggtcaattctgtcatttaagaggttggatgggtacatggatgtgaggggggggggggggttggagggttatgggcaacgGAGtggggtaggtggaactagtggagattggtgcggactagaagggccgatatggcctgtttccgtactgtaaattgttatacaTGTTATATTGCTAACGTTTCAAGCCTGAAATAAGAAGAATGAGCCCGAAGCTGAAAGTCTCAGGATTCAGatggtgctggctgggggaggaatcccgACCAATGAAACTTGTTAATTCGATACGATAAAGGACTTggcaagaatttatcatgtttgccaCACTGACCGAAGCCAGACGACAACTCCTCTTACTTACCCTTCCAACAGGACCTCAACCAAAACGCATCAAATCTCTGTATCACGCACCATCTCCGAACTCATCACTTTCAATCACCTCCCTGGCacggcctccaaccttattgATTCCCAACACCCTTATCACCTGTTTCTACtgcctacccaagatccacaaactcaATTGTCCCTACATACCCATCGTGTCCACATGCTCTTGCCCCACTGAAATGGTCTCTGCTTACCTCGACTGTTTTGTCCccccggtccagtccctccccacctacacctGGACATTTCTCATGCCGTCcaccacttcaacaacttccagttccctgaacttgatcacctcatatttaccatggacatccaatccctatacacctccattccccacactgaaggcctcaaagaCCTTTGTGTCTTTCTGGTCAATAaaaccaaccagtccccctccaccaccaccctcctccagctggcagaacttgtcctcaccctcaatggACTCATCCCACTCTCTCCTGGTCAAAGTGGTAGCCACaggtacctgcatgggccccagtTATGACTGCCCTGTTGCTGGCTGCATGgaccaagcctacacaggcaaggtccctcaactctcattgacttcatccacttttctgccaacttccaccctgacctcaaattcacttgatccatctctagcaacactcaccctttcctcgatctttctgtttccatctcgggagacaaactctcggacatcttctataaacccaccaactcccacagctacctcttcccaccctgtcccctgtaaggattccattccattccgaTGCATCTGCACCCAGGTTGAGGACTTCTCTTAGCCCCTCCCCCGTCACCTTCCTAcagctgtctctctcccttttccctgtccccttttgcacaaacatgataacaTTCTTACCATGTCCCTTACCATATCCATCCTTTTGTTGGTCAGGATTCGTCTCCCAGccggcattgtctgaattctgagactttctgcttCGGGCTCATTCTTCTAgttccttgaagaggggctcaggcccgaaacaccagcaatatatctttgcttttttttggatactgaagaccagctgagttcctccagcatttctgtgtttttagcaCTCTGCACTCAGATAAATTAAATGAGAATGTACCTTGGTTTTCAGTCTCAGAAACACTGAATTTCACTTGGATTTCATCCTATTGTTTTTGAGCTTTTAAACACTCCTCACTGATCAATGCAACTATTTCCCCTCCCAATCACCTGTGTTCAATTCTCTGACATGGGATTAAATGTATTTCCTTAAAccgaagcaaaaaaaaacctaagAAAACGATTAGTAGCTTGATCCAACATTAATCTTTCTCACCAACTCTTCAGCGATATTTGCCTCTTTTATTCCTTCCTTTCACAGTTCAGTGCTGAGTGATCCTGGTAGACTTGTGGTTGAATGGCTGTTTCCCATTCCCAGCCAGGGTGTCATGGCTCATTCTTCTATCTTGCTGAGAGAGAATTTCGTGTTGTGGGTTCATCTCTATATTCAAACAAGACCAATCTTGGGAAAGCTTTCTGTAAGTGGCTTTCAATTCAATTGCAACCCGCAAAAGATTTACTTTCATCAATTATTTAGCATTATTTTAAATCAAGAGTGAAAAACCAATCTGTAATTTGAATCAATGTTCTATGGTGAATAGCGGAAGCTCTAAGCTGTGAATTCTGTGCAAAAATGAAAACAGTATCTGCTTTCTATGCATGAAAGAAGCTGATCAGATGTTTGCTCAGCACGTTTCCACGCAAtttgggaaaaaaagagaatAGTTAATATGGGGACAACTTCAATAGGTCATATTTTACTTCATTAAAACTGCAGTTCAGTAGAGCACGGCAACTATTTTGGGCCAGTCAATTTTAGCACAAAAGGTTTTTCTAAAGATGCATACAATCTGAAGAGGAGAttcttgaaaacaatgaaatggtAAGAAGTGCATGAGATGATATTTCAAGGGATGGGGAATGGGGTGAAAGAAATAGATTAAATTTGCGTGTTTACTTAgcttttaaactttccaaataaAACCATGGCATTCAACAGTTTTGGACTAGCTTCATAGTATAGAAAAATTTTAAAGGACATTTCTATCAGAATATTTCAATGAAACAGAGGTTACATCATATACCTCATGAACAGAATGTACGTGCATGTagagtgaatttaaaaaaagttgatgACGCCGAATTATCTAATTGAAATGGCCCAGAGGACCAATAACTATGTCTGAAGAACAACAGCTAAGTAAGACAAAAAGGATTTCCTGCCAAGATTCAATAATAGCGCTTTTTGTAGAATAAAACTGTAGCATTTAGACAAGTCCTAAAGAATagtctaaaaaaaattataggtaatAGCAAATAAATAAGATCTTTAAATTTAGTCATTCTTCCTTTGCATTTGAGTTTGGGTCACCTTTGTATTCACGCTCAACTCAGCAAAGGATGAGTCATGGATTACCAAGGCAGATCTTTCAGTCAGGCTGATATCCACACATCCTGCAGCAGTTATCTaacaagggaagataaacaaataaGCAAAGCCAACAGAGCAACTGTGTACTAAAATAATGTTATTTACTTAATATTCAGATACAGGACATAATCTGTGTACATGATGTACCTCTTGCAAAGTAATCTGTGGTAAACATAATAAGGCACCTTTTACCAGATGCTGTACAAAATAGGTTTATAGGTCTTTCATTTAGTTTAATGTGATCATTTTGTTTGTCTTGCAATGACATCAGCATTAGTGTAACCCTTAATGTCTGTCCATTTGCTATGTACAAATATGGTGACTAAATGATTTCAAAATATTCTGACTTGTCTTTTTGTCTATGCTACAATGAGACATTTTTTGGATGACCCACTGGACTGGCAAGTCTCCCTTTCTtttctttaaataaaataaaGGCAGGCTGATTTAACAAAGGCACAATCATTAAAAACACTTTCTTTAAAACAACTCCTTGATTCACACGGCTTCATTTGAAAGACACGAGTATCAACAGCAGAAGTGGACAGGTGTTTCTGTTTCCATCTCCATCTCCCAGATTTACTTGGCCATTTGGTAGTTCC
This region includes:
- the mmrn2a gene encoding multimerin-2a isoform X2, with the translated sequence MMLHFIAVFLSLGLVWLKEHVEEPANADRHKDFSINEARLGKQQVKPRHPVLGKVEGRTDTHLDGWGYEMVQGTNQPYSYIRTTISGTSRRQTSITRTRVPLNSTPDRNWCAFVKSRLSTVAVLCRVEPCVNGMVNCRNTVYQLKPMYKMKQMIVTSLEWRCCPGHTGSNCEHTAPEGLKAPGPFSQATGGDQLMEELVIPKPVRSADRDVELPQQQDDVPATRSFQQDFHEILSSLKQKENKTELLAPGLEDVVKSVAEHFLNRHFHSLWTSFNNSLADKVYNLSQDVEINRRNHDELLKRQGELEELGTKLKLKVDENAERLERIEDTLRGQQKRVDQELHAQRVNLDHNMTVIKTETDLKVKRSQKMIQIKSHHLNNMTAELRKDQDRLWLEVYSLNQRIAKTAELQRPKLCSSCNLEASNPGMTKEGLDKLSAALQIHSSDLTHLMCRLCDPTSNGTDSFQQKQEPNCTQLVDGLKREMNQRLNETRVGFMEVVLGLNVSLNHQSLGRNELISSLNNKFKELSQLLYGMPEDEEPCDCNKLLADYSLVIDNLRNASDFMDKMHFDLHHVKQQELELSNNLNDSVQDLFMALQQIRRQIQDLQDLQDGKQNILTKDILKLKKNSTAVMKELSNLKAFDVVMDSRIKYLNSSFSSLLEDALRHTLILENLLEEDILEITSEGATKLQLLSMGALYQILNETEKDLATHNILLENIDARLQQLEEVQSRDDRRQPAVAEEENALEESSSKVDVADNLLKPEYEALEEMQVDLQYKSSHVSSRDKDIEMLNLKLIELESHCNSKDHYYNYSLEQIKEEFTKSVETLQLDVSSLKELWESHIIEFQRFISKVDRLSNGTSRTGRGGLGLKWMRKQHREHHQRTGHLGIHRNVSTLSQETSSAAVQEFLAAFFVGLSNTSEISKILKFDHIFLNHGHGYSQEKGHFKALFKGIYMFIVTVEFDQGAGLGFLLVDSERTVRLQSSSQKQQQSSLVWGHAIVELTKGQHVWVEVQQGFVIQRTPPQTTFGGFLLFKIS
- the mmrn2a gene encoding multimerin-2a isoform X3, with product MYKMKQMIVTSLEWRCCPGHTGSNCEHTAPEGLKAPGPFSQATGGDQLMEELVIPTEPVRSADRDVELPQQQDDVPATRSFQQDFHEILSSLKQKENKTELLAPGLEDVVKSVAEHFLNRHFHSLWTSFNNSLADKVYNLSQDVEINRRNHDELLKRQGELEELGTKLKLKVDENAERLERIEDTLRGQQKRVDQELHAQRVNLDHNMTVIKTETDLKVKRSQKMIQIKSHHLNNMTAELRKDQDRLWLEVYSLNQRIAKTAELQRPKLCSSCNLEASNPGMTKEGLDKLSAALQIHSSDLTHLMCRLCDPTSNGTDSFQQKQEPNCTQLVDGLKREMNQRLNETRVGFMEVVLGLNVSLNHQSLGRNELISSLNNKFKELSQLLYGMPEDEEPCDCNKLLADYSLVIDNLRNASDFMDKMHFDLHHVKQQELELSNNLNDSVQDLFMALQQIRRQIQDLQDLQDGKQNILTKDILKLKKNSTAVMKELSNLKAFDVVMDSRIKYLNSSFSSLLEDALRHTLILENLLEEDILEITSEGATKLQLLSMGALYQILNETEKDLATHNILLENIDARLQQLEEVQSRDDRRQPAVAEEENALEESSSKVDVADNLLKPEYEALEEMQVDLQYKSSHVSSRDKDIEMLNLKLIELESHCNSKDHYYNYSLEQIKEEFTKSVETLQLDVSSLKELWESHIIEFQRFISKVDRLSNGTSRTGRGGLGLKWMRKQHREHHQRTGHLGIHRNVSTLSQETSSAAVQEFLAAFFVGLSNTSEISKILKFDHIFLNHGHGYSQEKGHFKALFKGIYMFIVTVEFDQGAGLGFLLVDSERTVRLQSSSQKQQQSSLVWGHAIVELTKGQHVWVEVQQGFVIQRTPPQTTFGGFLLFKIS
- the mmrn2a gene encoding multimerin-2a isoform X1, with translation MMLHFIAVFLSLGLVWLKEHVEEPANADRHKDFSINEARLGKQQVKPRHPVLGKVEGRTDTHLDGWGYEMVQGTNQPYSYIRTTISGTSRRQTSITRTRVPLNSTPDRNWCAFVKSRLSTVAVLCRVEPCVNGMVNCRNTVYQLKPMYKMKQMIVTSLEWRCCPGHTGSNCEHTAPEGLKAPGPFSQATGGDQLMEELVIPTEPVRSADRDVELPQQQDDVPATRSFQQDFHEILSSLKQKENKTELLAPGLEDVVKSVAEHFLNRHFHSLWTSFNNSLADKVYNLSQDVEINRRNHDELLKRQGELEELGTKLKLKVDENAERLERIEDTLRGQQKRVDQELHAQRVNLDHNMTVIKTETDLKVKRSQKMIQIKSHHLNNMTAELRKDQDRLWLEVYSLNQRIAKTAELQRPKLCSSCNLEASNPGMTKEGLDKLSAALQIHSSDLTHLMCRLCDPTSNGTDSFQQKQEPNCTQLVDGLKREMNQRLNETRVGFMEVVLGLNVSLNHQSLGRNELISSLNNKFKELSQLLYGMPEDEEPCDCNKLLADYSLVIDNLRNASDFMDKMHFDLHHVKQQELELSNNLNDSVQDLFMALQQIRRQIQDLQDLQDGKQNILTKDILKLKKNSTAVMKELSNLKAFDVVMDSRIKYLNSSFSSLLEDALRHTLILENLLEEDILEITSEGATKLQLLSMGALYQILNETEKDLATHNILLENIDARLQQLEEVQSRDDRRQPAVAEEENALEESSSKVDVADNLLKPEYEALEEMQVDLQYKSSHVSSRDKDIEMLNLKLIELESHCNSKDHYYNYSLEQIKEEFTKSVETLQLDVSSLKELWESHIIEFQRFISKVDRLSNGTSRTGRGGLGLKWMRKQHREHHQRTGHLGIHRNVSTLSQETSSAAVQEFLAAFFVGLSNTSEISKILKFDHIFLNHGHGYSQEKGHFKALFKGIYMFIVTVEFDQGAGLGFLLVDSERTVRLQSSSQKQQQSSLVWGHAIVELTKGQHVWVEVQQGFVIQRTPPQTTFGGFLLFKIS